In Besnoitia besnoiti strain Bb-Ger1 chromosome IX, whole genome shotgun sequence, a single genomic region encodes these proteins:
- a CDS encoding hypothetical protein (encoded by transcript BESB_014080): MRRTQVGRRPSRGWLGRSVPPSLAELPRCPVCEASVRDGRRPALPSGALVFPQPPCRFLSHSSCYCGFFPTQEQPNTDGRNEPQGGSRHPENCSRRRASSHTELISEVKSASERLSVKQKINRKKRRGQLCAFLLLTCAVRLSLASSASSPSAPSPPFSSLLAALPSSASGCLLSSSSAFSRALPSQALRVSPGLTPPSFPQLFFFLSPFSHRFPTPLAPPLPLRASSFWRFLPPHLSVLPQGSRSAQRQPRSHSGPRQTTGVFYAFLFSCSPLASRKAGIVSPLALPCAVESLPRSASAHSLGFGSPTISAASRRRPSSLSSTGSSPATPDFLPEYFHHYVDSDAADGGQTGAAGASARYRPGLTAEMERALVGYEFGVRFSRPSDDNYVPGYTQSRIAAATRPHKSLQASTVADALGPRPTAAPRPPRPNGAEAPLERPSGDSGTPRDGDAQRDEGGEQKAAEPLGAAATLTFQPSSPSSFGVFESFPYDAKVAGAPAGDAHEYEVARRREEEERKRRANAKDEGFQVELQTKLLREGVLSIMGSEEDREKGLRFGLRPRGEDAAMFIKKQVPVHRLKLFQWDNLEVASAGGYMPPLHLSLVRATEVLRACHRLFGPEGTPRHFTVPAPSRKMSLLRDAETEAAARALANEGDAHSAEQALEKRRDIQELRDTAWAPHLVGLRVHDQEELLRDHRETVVEDLPAAAEELHKIGFRWEALEVEEDEEEEFSIFLEAFASYISEKTKAFSADDGAGAEGARPPLQAAELPGEEVSAPVSIDPLRPSRGLAPSFQPFRAPPALPARQPPSLLPQRFFKIPAEPRYPEYLWGYPLGAVISELKKGRKFLGKVPQALKLLRAVEFPIQTIEGVERFINENAASRDDAAGANQEADDRDSGPLADVFGDDEGFVEPLSSDTRLKDGEELERDREGLFGGPEGEGASGEESGEARDREQVCGGQGSQAGETAKRAGETDAKAAYVRDMDVRELRNLLADAVNFEEATEARLAAAGRPDAPPAADQPREQAFPVSPYYHLIVPAEFPLPVPLRRPTPRRGLRWQLQALQQRLLAEEEGEKKSATVQGEGAAADAASNHGKGKKKRRGKKREEAATEASKRDANGASPEKETKADQSDGAKPFLGNCALRYPHALFSRRRTEGGFHYAFDKWSFDDVVEAMQYFNDLYEGVHREIGAEEALTFNVLPRGWCIPSPDHRTFPKLVSPFAAAAAPPPTAASVPDVPESLWPEEWRGMPLGKYLHGFRVGDIDAKFHPRRRPLLDRLGLDWGPPLQYLHFTWMKLLKGMRWWMLFRGQPLEQLFPWTEIPEWTFVANICKPEEVQGLKLGYLVHMANRQENILHHYYPHRFEIYKRLNLCVLPADRLLLDFPFKVQKENLPEQGALGYLIPHVPPEQREDV; this comes from the exons ATGAGACGTACACAGGTCGGCCGACGCCCTTCTCGCGGCTGGCTTGGGCGATCCGTTCCTCCGAGTCTTGCCGAGCTGCCGCGCTGTCCTGTGTGTGAAGCTTCAGTTCGCGACGGCCGACGTCCAGCTCTGCCTTCCGGCGCCCTGGTGTTCCCTCAGCCGCCCTGTCGCTTTCTTTCTCACTCCTCCTGCTACTGCGGCTTCTTCCCCACTCAGGAGCAACCAAACACTGACGGGAGAAACGAGCCGCAAGGCGGCAGTAGACACCCCGAAAACTGCAGCAGACGTCGGGCGTCTAGTCACACTGAATTGATATCTGAAGTCAAAAGCGCGAGTGAACGTCTCTCTGTCAAGCAAAAAATCAAtcgaaagaagagaagagggcaGCTGTgcgcctttcttctccttaCGTGCGCGGTTCGTTTGAGTCTCgcaagcagcgcctcctcgccatctgccccctctcctccgttttcctctctcctggCCGCTCTGCCTAGCTCGGCGTCTGGCTGTCTGCTTTCGTCTTCATCGGCCTTCTCACGCGCCCTCCCGTCACAGGCGCTGCGGGTCTCGCCTGGGCTTActccgccttcttttccgcagttgtttttctttttgtcGCCTTTTTCTCACCGTTTTCCTACGCCTCTCGCCCCCCCGCTCCCGCTTCGTGCATCGTCTTTTTGGCGGTTTCTTCCTCCGCATCTGAGCGTCCTGCCTCAGGGAAGTCGGtccgcgcagcggcagccgcgctcgcaCAGTGGACCCCGACAAACGACGGGCGTTTTCTATGCGTTTCTGTTCTCCTGTTCACCTCTGGCTTCCAGGAAGGCCGGGATTGTGTCTCCGCTTGCCTTACCGTGCGCCGTGGAGTCTTTGCCGCGTTCCGCGTCTGCTCACTCGCTTGGTTTCGGCTCGCCGACGATttcggccgcctcgcgccgccggccatcgtctctctcttccacaggctcttcgccggcgacCCCTGACTTCCTTCCCGAGTACTTTCATCACTACGTCGACTCCGACGCTGCCGACGGCGGGCAGActggggcggcgggcgcctccgcgcgttACCGCCCCGGTCTAACCGCAGAGATGGAGCGCGCACTCGTCGGCTACGAGTTCGGCGTGCGCTTTAGTCGCCCCTCGGACGACAATTATGTGCCAGGCTACACGCAGTCGCgcatcgccgccgccactAGACCGCACAAGAGTCTCCAAGCCTCCACCGTGGCCGACGCCCTCGGGCCCCGGCCGaccgccgccccgcgcccaCCGCGCCCGaacggcgccgaggccccGCTGGAGAGGCCCTCCGGAGACAGCGGCActccgcgcgacggcgacgcgcagcgggaTGAGGGAGGTGagcagaaggcagcggagccgctgggcgcagcagccacgcTCACATTTCagccgtcttcgccgtcgtctttcGGCGTGTTCGAGAGCTTCCCATACGACGCGAAGGTGGCaggggcgcctgcaggcgatgCCCACGAGTACGAGGTGGCTCGACgacgagaggaggaagagcggaagcggcgcgcgaatgCGAAAGACGAAGGCTTCCAGGTCGAGCTCCAGACCAAACTCCTGCGTGAGGGCGTTCTCTCCATCATGGGTAGCGAGGAAGACCGCGAGAAGGGCCTCCGCTTCGGCCTGCGgccccgcggcgaagacgctgcCATGTTCATCAAAAAGCAAGTCCCTGTCCACCGCCTCAAGCTCTTCCAGTGGGATAACTTAG AGGTCGCGTCGGCAGGCGGGTACATGCCGCCGCTTCACCTGTCTCTCGTGCGGGCGACGGAagtcctgcgcgcctgccaTCGCCTGTTCGGGCCCGAAGGGACGCCGCGGCACTTCACCGtgcccgcgccttcgcggaagatgtcgctgctgcgcgacgctgagacggaggcggcggcgcgcgcgctggcgaacGAGGGCGACGCTCACTCCGCGGAGCAGGCGCTTGAGAAGCGGCGAGACATTCAGGAGCTGCGAGACACCGCCTGGGCGCCGCACCTGGTCGGCCTGCGCGTGCATGATCAG GAGGAGCTATTGCGAGACCATCGAGAGACCGTCGTCGAGGACttgccggccgcggcggaggagctccaCAAAATCG GCTTTCGCTGGGAGGCCCTAGAGgtcgaagaagacgaagaggaagagttCAGCATCTTcctcgaggccttcgcctcgtaTATA agcgagaaaacgaaggCGTTTTCGGCTGACGACGGCGCTGGAGCTGAGggtgcgcggcctccgctgcaggcggcagaaCTTCCGGGGGAGGAGGTCTCTGCGCCGGTCAGCATCGACCCGCttcggccttctcgcggcctcgcgccatCCTTTCAgcccttccgcgcgccgccggcgctccccgcgcgccagccgccgtcgctgttgCCGCAGCGTTTTTTCAAAATTCCTGCGGAACCCAGATACCCCGAATACCTCTGGGGCTACCCGCTCGGCGCGGTGATCTCCGAGCTGAAAAAAGGCCGGAAATTCCTCGGGAAAGTCCCCCAAGCCCTAAagcttcttcgcgccgtcGAGTTCCCCATCCAGACCATCGAAGGCGTTGAGCGATTCATCAACGAAAACGCTGCGAGCAGAGACGATGCAGCCGGCGCCAAccaagaggcagacgacagaGATTCAGGCCCGCTGGCGGACGTGtttggcgacgacgaag GCTTCGTTGAGCCGCTGAGCAGCGACACGCGGCTCAAGGACGGAGAGGAACTGGAGAGAGATCGCGAAGGCCTCTTCGGAGGCCCTGAGGGAGAGGGCGCCTCGGGAGAGGAAagcggggaggcgcgcgaccgcgagcaggtctgcggcggccaGGGAAGTCAGGCTGGGGAAACCGCGAAGCGTGCGGGAGAGacggacgcgaaggcggcgtaCGTGAGAGACATGGACGTGCGAGAGCTTCGCAAtctcctcgccgacgccgtgaacttcgaggaggcgaccgaggcgcgcctggcggctgcgggcaGGCCCGACGCTCCGCCGGCCGCTGAccagccgcgcgagcaggCGTTCCCG GTGTCTCCGTACTATCACTTGATCGTCCCGGCGGAGTTTCCTCTGCCGGTGCCCCTccggcgcccgacgcctcGGCGAGGGCTGCGGTGGCAGTTGcaggcgctccagcagcgtctcctcgcagaagaggaaggcgagaaaaaaTCGGCGACTGTtcagggcgaaggcgccgctgccgacgcCGCGTCAAACCACGGGaaagggaagaagaagcgaagagggaagaagcgggaggaggccgcgacggaggCCTCGAAACGAGACGCGAACGGCGCTTCTccggagaaggagacgaaagcCGACCAGAGCGACGGAGCGAAGCCTTTCCTTGGAAATTGCGCGCTGCGCTATCCTCATGCACTCTTTTCGCGACGAAGGACGGAAGGCGGGTTTCACTACGCCTTCGATAAGTGGAGCTTCGACGATGTGGTTGAGGCGATGCAATATTTCAAC GACCTGTACGAGGGCGTTCATCGTGAAATTggcgctgaggaggcgctcaCCTTCAACGTGTTGCCGCGCGGCTGGTGCATTCCATCGC cggatCACCGCACGTTCCCGAAGCTCGTCTCGCCattcgcggctgcggccgcgccgcctccgaccGCCGCGTCAGTGCCTGACGTCCCTGAGTCCCTCTGGCCTGAGGAGTGGAGAGGGATGCCCCTGGGCAAATACCTCCACGGCTTCCGCGTCGGAGACATCGATGCAAAGTTCCACccccgcagacgcccgcTGCTCgaccgcctcggcctcgacTGGGGTCCGCCGCTCCAGTACCTCCACTTCACCTGGATGAAACTCCTCAAAGGCATGCGCTG GTGGATGTTGTTCCGCGGCCAGCCACTCGAGCAGTTGTTTCCCTGGACTGAGATCCCGGAGTGGACTTTTGTGGCGAATATCTGCAAGCCTGAAGAAGTGCAG GGCCTGAAGCTCGGCTACCTCGTGCACATGGCCAACCGCCAGGAGAACATTTTGCATCACTACTACCCGCACCGCTTCGAGATCTACAAGCGGCTCAACCTCTGCGTCCTTCCAGCGGACCGGCTTCTGCTGGACTTCCCCTTCAAGGTTCAAAAAGAAAACCTGCCTGAGCAGGGCGCGCTCGGCTACCTCATTCCGCATGTGCCCCCCgaacagagagaggacgtCTAG
- a CDS encoding hypothetical protein (encoded by transcript BESB_014090): MSEFSCLDDEADPAAAAAPEERADEEDRENDAKLLLTITQTKYRCRHSEAPDVTSPAPADSPTRAASQSAQASQGGPASSSLWKTMCESASRQASANKEAVPSIPLQPHVVSIAGRVSGDVLDGFPLFSSGRLDKGFPYAFNGASGHPAESVPQLGGPQQRLGRCVRQSLFVFDHEDHVTAEALWRVIEFCSQQRAATLKAAAASLAAGRRPLPDSPHAQSEAHPASPLPAVGDRDGVSAQIPWSQEAAWPSRGPFAGAEEYAHRAGSRGDGFQRRGYEVAADVSRAPWQAPLNSLSGGSPRPVGSSDFEGWMSAESSLSRRSPLSQPSVYDAAWAPPPCGLPVSVEAPRAAPLSADDLARISAAAAALAAPLPAEQVLETYASCLLLAQPLSKVAQQQASQGGAREGGERARAAAGLACSGLSAEAACAALRALKEATGERVLRKLDEALLPACCCVAYRYDDPVLMTSCYWLLKQILLERGLPPEWREPPARPDAQPMGGVGDSGSTLHVDRSSPDSAAAPATHEQNGAALAAPGSTVDLSWLPPSVFQKCAGKKLCYSVARAVLTHLSYTVPLHSFWSVVADEAFIKSKFLEEPKGYLHCQFRRVRSVTASTYPHAYLLLVDTAFCRQLGLSERVVCHQESQKQVLLLSGRRQSEHSPVDFFVPFPALVGAAEPFLREDLEASARGSPVKGRGAAANPVALAASQKLLAVVSAARVHGEDYLGTLQGSFWGTKFSVTDWGLPQPYNHQLGASAVAQAEKHVYARLFRVYAGGRESAPAANGALHAARGDPTQSPLRCPDAFRRSASHASGASSERHRRPWESRDPAADRPQATGGSAKLKPVKYWELPYEETACGAQLDAEVASRKHPAQPKQMHWAKDCVFFASCQRSPTGVEAAEGEVVEVVSAQGNPAASREASATHTRNGGDKDTRVDGAEPISLLPHSQEKELCSIQFERNLRGDMPRQMKVRLNRQDGAYTLETVKAKWDESLQAYSLPFFGRAKVASAKNLQLIPCSGTRKRSSGMRHAGGQDGYSDDEEQSSIYLMMGKVSKDVFALDFRGPVRLFEAFAVAAAAMAKKRAVT; encoded by the exons ATGTCGGAGTTCAGCTGTTTGGACGACGAAGCAGacccggcggcggctgccgctccaGAGGAACGAGCAGATGAAGAGGATAGAGAAAACGACGCAAAGCTGCTGCTTACTATAACACAAACAAAGTACCGTTGCCGCCATTCGGAAGCTCCTGATGTGACTtccccggcgccggcggacagCCCAACCCGTGCGGCCAGCCAATCAGCCCAGGCGAGCCAG GGGGGtccggcgagcagcagcctGTGGAAGACTATGTGCGAGAGTGCAAGTAGGCAGGCGTCGGCGAACAAAGAGGCGGTCCCGAGCATTCCGTTGCAGCCGCACGTCGTGTCTATCGCGGGGCGCGTAAGCGGAGACGTACTCGACGGTTTCCCGCTGTTCTCGAGCGGCCGCCTGGACAAGGGTTTCCCCTACGCGTTCAACGGGGCTTCCGGTCATCCTGCCGAGTCCGTTCCGCAGCTCGGAGGCCCTCAACAGAGACTAGGGCGGTGCGTCCGCCAGTCACTGTTTGTGTTTGACCACGAAGACCACgtgacggcggaggcgctgtgGCGAGTCATTGAGTTCTGTTCGCAGCAGCGTGCCGCGACGctgaaggccgccgccgcgtccctcgccgcagggcggcgcccgtTGCCGGACTCGCCGCACGCACAAAGTGAGGCCCAcccagcgtctcctctgcctgctGTGGGTGACCGCGACGGCGTGTCTGCGCAAATCCCTTGGAGTCAGGAGGCTGCCTGGCCGTCCCGCGGGCCTTTCGCTGGCGCCGAGGAGTACGCGCACAGAGCGGGCAGTCGTGGCGACGGGTTCCAGAGGAGGGGCTACGAAGTCGCTGCTGAcgtttcgcgcgcgccctggCAAGCGCCCTTGAACAGCCTGAGCGGAGGCTCGCCTCGGCCTGTGGGGTCGTCGGATTTCGAGGGCTGGATGAGCGCAGAGTCTTCGCTgagtcgccgctcgcctctctcccaaCCGTCTGTATACGAcgcggcgtgggcgccgccgccctgtgGCCTTCCAGTCTCCGTCGAGGCGCCGAGAGCTGCCCCGCTCTCGGCAGACGACCTCGCGCGCatctccgcagctgcggccgcactCGCAGCGCCCCTCCCCGCGGAGCAAGTCCTGGAGACGTACGCGAGTTGTCTTTtgctcgcgcagcctctctccaaggtggcgcagcagcaggcctcgcagggcggcgcacgtgagggcggagaaagggctcgggcggcggcggggctcgcatgcagcggacTCAGCGCTGAGGCTGCATGTGCAGCTCTCCGTGCGCTGAAGGAGGCAACTGGCGAGCGAGTCCTTCGAAAACTGGATGAAGCGCTGCTTccggcgtgctgctgcgtcgcgtACCGATACGACGATCCTGTTCTCATGACGAG TTGCTACTGGCTGCTCAAGCAGATTCTGCTGGAGAGGGGCTTGCCGCCGGAGTGGCGAGAGCCTCCCGCGAGACCCGATGCGCAACCCATGGGGGGCGTCGGCGACTCGGGCTCCACGCTTCACGTGGACCGCTCTAGTCCCGATTCCGCGGCCGCTCCCGCGACGCATGAGCAGAACGGCGCAGCATTGGCCGCTCCTGGTTCTACTGTCGATCTCTcgtggctgccgccctcCGTCTTCCAGAAGTGCGCTGGCAAGAAGCTCTGCTAcagcgtcgctcgcgccgtctTGACGCACCTCTCCTACACG GTGCCTCTCCACAGTTTCTGGAGCGTGGTGGCTGACGAGGCGTTCATCAAAAGCAAGTTTCTCGAAGAGCCCAAGGG GTATTTGCACTGTCAGTTTCGGCGAGTGCGGAGTGTCACCGCGTCGACGTATCCGCACGCGTACCTGCTCCTGGTGGACACAGCCTTCTGCAGGCAGCTGGGTCTGAGtgagcgcgtcgtctgccacCAGGAGTCGCAGAAGCAGGTGTTGCTCTTGTCTGGCCGGCGGCAGTCCGAACACTCCCCCGTGGACTTCTTCGTTCCCTTTCCTGCCCTCGTCGGGGCTGCGGAGCCGTTCCTGCGAGAGGACCTGGaggccagcgcgcgcggTTCGCCCGTgaaaggccgcggcgcagctgcaaaTCCTGTGGCGCTGGCCGCCAGTCAGAAGCTGCTGGCTGTCGTgagcgcggctcgcgtgcACGGAGAGGACTACCTTGGAACACTCCAAGGCAGCTTCTGGGGAACCAAGTTCTCTGTGACCGACTGGGGCCTGCCGCAGCCCTACAACCACCAGctgggcgcctctgcggtgGCACAGGCCGAGAAACACGTTTACGCGCGACTCTTCCGCGTGTATGCGGGAGGGCGCgagtcggcgcccgcggcgaacgGGGCTCTGCAcgcggcccgcggcgacCCGACGCAGAGCCCCCTGCGCTGTCCAGACGCGTTcagacgcagcgcctctcaCGCGTCCGGGGCCTCGAGCGAGAGGCACAGGCGCCCGTGGGAGAGCCGAGACCCCGCGGCAGACAGGCCGCAAGCTACCGGTGGAAGCGCGAAACTCAAACCTGTCAAGTACTGGGAACTGCCCTACGAAGAgacggcctgcggcgcgcagctggaTGCCGAGGTTGCGTCGCGAAAGCACCCCGCGCAGCCGAAGCAGATGCACTGGGCCAAGGACTGTGTGTTCTTCGCAAGTTGTCAGCGCAGCCCGACTGGGGTggaagctgcggagggcgaagTCGTTGAAGTGGTGTCTGCGCAGGGAAACCCGGCTGCGAGCCGCGAAGCATCTgcgacgcacacgcggaACGGCGGAGACAAGGACACCAGGGTAGACGGCGCCGAGCCAATCAGCCTCTTGCCGCACAGTCAAGAAAAGGAACTCTGCAGCATTCAGTTCGAACGCAATCTGCGCGGAGACATGCCCCGTCAAATGAAGGTTCGCCTGAACAGACAAG ATGGTGCCTACACACTGGAGACCGTCAAGGCAAAGTGGGACGAATCACTGCAGGCCTACTCACTACCTTTCTTTGGCAGAGCTAAGGTCGCATCCGCCAAAAACCTGCAATTAATCCCGTGTTCGGGTACGCGTAAGCGATCCAGCGGCATGCGGCACGCTGGAGGGCAAGATGGTTACTCTGATGACGAGGAGCAAAGTTCCATCTATTTGATGATGGGAAAGGTGTCAAAAGACGTTTTCGCTCTCGATTTTCGGGGGCCGGTTCGCCTTTTTGaagccttcgccgtcgctgccgcagctaTGGCAAAAAAGCGAGCGGTTACGTAG